A region of Aliivibrio fischeri DNA encodes the following proteins:
- a CDS encoding TSUP family transporter, whose amino-acid sequence MEFLEPSTLIILGLVAFIAGFIDAVAGGGGMLTVPALLSIGLPPHIALGTNKLAASFASSTAALTYFKKKLFDPHFWKASFVATLFGATCGTLLVNYISTEWLEKGLPLIILAAAIYTIWHPQPKADQNQLPDITPKLKTQQIIQGLSLGFYDGVAGPGTGAFWTVSSMAMYRLNILLASGLAKAMNFTSNFTSLVTFAILGHINWALGLTMGVCLMVGAFIGAHSAIRFGSKFIRPVFVTVVCILAVKLALDAWF is encoded by the coding sequence ATGGAATTTCTCGAACCATCAACCCTCATCATCCTAGGGTTAGTTGCTTTTATTGCTGGATTTATTGATGCTGTTGCAGGCGGAGGAGGAATGTTAACCGTTCCTGCTCTACTCTCAATAGGGCTTCCCCCACACATAGCTTTAGGTACAAATAAGTTAGCCGCAAGTTTTGCTTCATCTACGGCAGCACTCACCTACTTTAAAAAGAAGTTGTTTGACCCCCATTTTTGGAAAGCCTCTTTTGTCGCAACTTTATTTGGCGCAACATGTGGAACTTTGCTGGTTAACTATATTTCAACGGAATGGCTTGAAAAAGGATTACCTTTAATTATTTTAGCTGCTGCAATTTATACTATTTGGCATCCACAACCAAAGGCCGATCAAAATCAATTACCTGATATCACACCTAAACTAAAGACTCAGCAGATTATTCAAGGCTTATCTTTAGGGTTTTATGATGGTGTTGCAGGGCCTGGAACAGGTGCGTTTTGGACGGTTAGCAGCATGGCGATGTATCGTCTAAACATCTTATTAGCATCAGGCTTAGCAAAAGCCATGAATTTCACCAGTAACTTTACTTCACTGGTTACCTTTGCAATTCTTGGCCATATTAACTGGGCACTAGGCTTAACTATGGGCGTCTGCTTAATGGTCGGCGCATTTATTGGTGCACACTCAGCTATTCGTTTTGGATCTAAGTTTATTCGACCAGTGTTTGTAACTGTGGTTTGTATCTTGGCTGTTAAACTCGCTTTAGACGCTTGGTTCTAA
- a CDS encoding porin, with protein sequence MKKTLLALAIASISASAFAVDTSSQNSRNEDMFAFDPMHKDQFSVSGSVGVGGYYDTGSKAFYDDWATGLTLAVNYRNNRIVGYFETDLMLNYTTDNATSPILKDGSEFATDVDKAWLGFDTGFGIASFGWENDTALDAVDGAGDNTYEFGASAGDASDAFNVVKFQGATGGFAYGVSYFETDDTHVDAEKGVNGYVGIEQEIFNVYAGYETRDSDYDVYTVTGNVQLGAVKLGTNFWIEETDTKVLDQTNTGYYVSAGYAVSEDLTLAAGYAANTYEIKGIADLDQSFMNVAVMYTMAKNMDMGIDIKQELDMGEGNEEETHVFAAAYYYF encoded by the coding sequence ATGAAAAAGACTCTTTTAGCGCTTGCTATCGCAAGTATCTCAGCTTCAGCATTTGCTGTTGATACAAGCAGCCAAAACAGCCGTAACGAAGACATGTTTGCATTTGACCCAATGCACAAAGATCAATTCTCTGTTTCTGGTTCTGTTGGTGTAGGTGGTTACTACGACACTGGTTCTAAAGCATTTTACGATGATTGGGCAACAGGTTTAACTCTAGCAGTTAACTACCGTAACAACCGTATTGTTGGTTACTTTGAAACAGACCTAATGTTGAACTACACAACAGATAACGCGACTTCACCAATCCTTAAAGATGGTTCAGAATTTGCAACTGATGTTGATAAAGCATGGTTAGGTTTTGACACTGGTTTCGGTATCGCATCTTTTGGTTGGGAAAATGACACCGCTCTTGATGCAGTTGATGGTGCTGGTGATAACACATACGAATTCGGTGCTTCTGCTGGTGATGCATCTGATGCATTCAATGTAGTTAAATTCCAAGGTGCAACAGGTGGTTTCGCGTACGGTGTTTCTTACTTTGAAACTGACGATACACACGTTGATGCTGAAAAAGGCGTGAATGGTTACGTAGGTATCGAGCAAGAAATCTTTAACGTATACGCTGGTTACGAAACTCGTGATTCTGATTATGATGTATACACAGTAACTGGTAATGTTCAACTAGGTGCTGTTAAGTTAGGTACTAACTTCTGGATTGAAGAAACAGATACTAAAGTTTTAGATCAAACTAATACTGGTTACTACGTATCTGCTGGTTACGCTGTATCTGAAGATCTTACTTTAGCAGCTGGTTATGCAGCAAATACATATGAAATTAAAGGTATTGCTGACCTTGACCAATCTTTCATGAACGTTGCAGTTATGTACACAATGGCTAAAAACATGGACATGGGTATCGATATTAAGCAAGAGCTTGATATGGGCGAAGGTAACGAAGAAGAAACTCACGTATTCGCAGCTGCATACTACTACTTCTAA
- a CDS encoding porin — MKKTLLALAIASISTSAFAVDTSSQNSKNDEMFAFDPMHKDQFSVSGSVGVGGYYDTGTKAFYDDWATGLTLAVNYRNNRVVGYFETDFMLNYTTDSETKPIANGSGPATDVDKAWLGFDTGFGIASFGWENDTALDAVDGAGDNTYEFGASAGDASDGFNVVKFQGSTSGFAYGVSYFETGDDHVAADKGVNGYIGIEQEIFNVYAGYETRDEAEYDVMTVTGNVKLGAVKLGANFWIEDGDASDLTGRNLGNKENTGYYLSAGFAATEDLTLAAGYAANTKEIATIETDYSYVNVAAMYTLAKNMDMGIDVRQDLDAGAADEETYVFAAGYYYF, encoded by the coding sequence ATGAAAAAGACTCTTTTAGCTCTTGCAATCGCAAGTATCTCGACTTCAGCTTTTGCTGTTGATACTAGTAGCCAAAATAGTAAGAATGATGAAATGTTTGCATTTGACCCTATGCATAAAGATCAGTTTTCTGTATCTGGTTCTGTAGGTGTAGGTGGTTACTACGACACTGGTACTAAAGCATTCTATGATGATTGGGCTACAGGTTTAACTCTTGCTGTTAACTACCGTAATAACCGTGTTGTTGGTTATTTTGAAACTGACTTTATGTTGAATTATACAACTGATAGTGAAACTAAGCCTATTGCAAATGGTTCAGGCCCTGCGACTGATGTTGATAAAGCATGGTTAGGTTTTGATACTGGTTTTGGTATCGCATCTTTTGGTTGGGAAAACGATACAGCACTTGATGCTGTTGATGGCGCTGGTGATAACACATACGAATTTGGTGCTTCTGCGGGTGATGCATCTGATGGTTTTAATGTTGTTAAATTCCAAGGTTCAACAAGTGGTTTTGCTTACGGAGTATCTTACTTTGAAACTGGTGATGACCATGTTGCTGCCGATAAGGGTGTGAATGGTTACATTGGTATCGAGCAAGAAATCTTTAATGTTTATGCTGGTTATGAAACTCGTGATGAAGCTGAGTATGATGTAATGACTGTAACGGGTAACGTTAAGCTTGGTGCGGTTAAACTTGGTGCAAACTTCTGGATTGAAGATGGCGATGCTAGCGATTTAACAGGTAGAAACCTTGGTAATAAAGAGAATACAGGTTATTACCTATCTGCTGGTTTTGCAGCAACAGAAGACCTAACATTAGCTGCTGGTTATGCTGCTAATACGAAAGAGATTGCAACAATTGAAACTGATTACTCTTACGTGAACGTCGCGGCAATGTATACATTAGCTAAGAATATGGATATGGGTATTGACGTACGCCAAGATCTTGATGCAGGTGCTGCTGATGAAGAAACTTACGTGTTCGCTGCAGGTTACTACTACTTCTAA
- the dinG gene encoding ATP-dependent DNA helicase DinG, with translation MLNKSVTDSIRQSYKTLQDQLPGFIPRRAQNYLVAEIAKSLAGEYSDSNRMIVAEAGTGIGKSLAYLLSAIPYAKLNNKKVVISTATVALQEQLAHKDLPFYRRISPLPFSFIIAKGRQRYCCSHKLSLLTESNNEDDKQVALFTEKPKKKELDLLKRMYKALAEGKWDGDIDSWPTTIPSSIWQSIVSDKYSCHNGLPMHRECPFQKAREHLDKADVVIANHSLVMADIDLGGGVVLSEPEQTIYIFDEAHHLPNVAREHSSAAASLKGSASWLESLNKSVSKFCNLADQKRVNRFQNSLHEHIQELIPTLNQLSKQFDPTLFNDDGIYRFEHGEIPNWLAEQSKELKEVSTKANQALAKISDLISERMKDGELAPRMAEPALAEIGFYLQRLENLAQVWFLMAKPNSDKGAPLARWLEKSQDRDGDTFINVSPLEVGWQLDQNLWSRAAGAVVVSATMRALNSYSFFCKQAGISEKPEDGVRFLSLASPFNYQENAQLIIPKLPMEPSAPGFTDLLIEELPFYLADQSSSLVLFSSYWQMNKVAEGIEKIVKKHGWNLLIQGQESRQEILKKHKKLCNENKISILFGTGSFSEGLDLPGNLLTNLIITKIPFGVPTSPVEEAHSEYIESRGGNPFMQISVPEASKKLIQSVGRLLRKEEDSGRVVLLDRRVITKRYGKALLDALPPFKRLIE, from the coding sequence ATGCTGAATAAATCGGTTACTGATAGCATTCGCCAAAGCTACAAAACACTACAAGATCAACTTCCAGGTTTTATACCTCGCCGTGCTCAGAACTATTTAGTAGCAGAAATCGCTAAATCACTTGCAGGTGAATACAGTGATTCTAATCGCATGATTGTTGCAGAAGCAGGAACAGGCATTGGTAAATCTCTTGCTTATCTACTAAGCGCAATTCCATATGCAAAGTTAAATAACAAAAAAGTGGTTATCTCAACCGCAACTGTTGCACTTCAAGAACAGCTTGCTCATAAAGACTTACCTTTCTATCGCCGTATATCACCATTGCCTTTTTCTTTTATTATTGCAAAAGGTCGTCAGCGGTATTGTTGCAGTCATAAGTTGTCTCTATTAACAGAGTCAAACAATGAAGACGACAAGCAAGTTGCTTTGTTTACTGAAAAACCAAAAAAGAAAGAGTTAGATTTACTAAAGAGAATGTACAAAGCATTAGCTGAGGGTAAATGGGACGGTGATATAGATAGCTGGCCAACGACAATTCCCTCTTCTATCTGGCAAAGCATTGTTTCAGACAAGTACAGCTGTCATAACGGCTTACCCATGCACCGTGAATGCCCATTTCAAAAAGCACGTGAACACTTAGATAAAGCAGATGTGGTTATTGCAAATCACAGTTTAGTTATGGCTGACATCGATTTAGGCGGTGGTGTTGTTTTGTCTGAACCAGAACAAACCATATATATTTTTGATGAAGCTCACCATCTGCCAAATGTGGCACGAGAACACTCATCTGCTGCAGCAAGTTTAAAAGGTTCAGCCTCGTGGTTAGAGTCATTAAACAAATCGGTTAGTAAATTCTGTAATCTTGCAGATCAAAAAAGAGTTAATCGATTTCAAAACTCTCTTCATGAACATATTCAGGAATTAATTCCTACGCTTAATCAGTTAAGTAAGCAATTTGATCCGACATTATTCAATGATGATGGAATTTATCGTTTTGAACATGGCGAAATACCAAACTGGTTAGCAGAGCAATCCAAAGAATTAAAAGAAGTCTCAACTAAAGCCAACCAAGCACTAGCAAAAATTAGTGACTTAATCTCTGAGCGCATGAAAGATGGCGAATTAGCACCGAGAATGGCAGAGCCTGCATTAGCTGAAATAGGCTTTTACTTACAAAGATTAGAAAATTTAGCTCAAGTTTGGTTTTTAATGGCAAAGCCCAATAGTGATAAAGGAGCACCACTTGCTAGATGGCTAGAAAAGAGTCAAGACAGAGACGGCGATACCTTCATTAACGTATCCCCTCTAGAGGTAGGTTGGCAACTTGACCAAAATTTATGGAGTCGAGCTGCTGGAGCGGTTGTCGTTTCAGCAACAATGAGAGCATTAAATAGCTATTCGTTTTTTTGTAAACAAGCAGGTATATCAGAAAAGCCTGAGGATGGCGTACGCTTCTTATCCTTAGCTTCACCATTTAATTACCAAGAGAATGCTCAATTAATCATCCCGAAACTACCAATGGAACCTTCGGCGCCTGGTTTTACAGATTTATTAATAGAAGAACTCCCCTTTTATCTTGCCGATCAATCTTCAAGCTTAGTTTTATTCTCATCTTACTGGCAAATGAACAAAGTTGCTGAAGGTATAGAAAAGATTGTTAAAAAACATGGATGGAACCTACTTATTCAAGGACAGGAATCAAGACAAGAAATTCTAAAAAAACATAAAAAACTTTGTAATGAGAATAAAATCAGCATCTTATTTGGAACAGGAAGCTTTTCTGAAGGATTAGATTTACCTGGAAACCTACTTACAAATCTAATTATAACTAAGATTCCATTTGGTGTTCCAACCTCTCCAGTTGAAGAAGCGCATTCGGAATATATTGAGAGCCGAGGTGGTAATCCATTTATGCAGATCAGTGTTCCAGAAGCGAGCAAAAAATTAATTCAATCTGTAGGTCGACTACTGCGTAAAGAAGAGGATTCTGGTAGAGTTGTGCTTCTTGATCGCCGTGTAATAACTAAGCGTTATGGTAAAGCTCTTTTGGACGCCTTACCTCCTTTTAAAAGACTAATAGAGTAA
- the hisG gene encoding ATP phosphoribosyltransferase, whose protein sequence is MSSQRLRIAIQKKGRLSKECQELFKRCGMKFNISGERLVVHSENMPIDLLLVRDDDIPSLIMDGVVDLGVIGENELEEVRLERKALGEPSSFTTLRRLDFGGCRLSIAIDKDEVYNGPQDLAGKRIATTYPQLLKSFMDEQGIPFSTCILNGSVEVAPRAGLADAIADLVSTGATLEANGLKEAEVIFRSKATLIQREGEFDADKAALINKLLTRMQGCIQAKESKYIMLHAPTDKLDAIKDLLPGAEDPTVLPLSRDGAKVAVHLVSTENLFWETMEQLKALGASSILVLPIEKMME, encoded by the coding sequence ATGTCATCACAACGATTACGCATTGCGATTCAAAAGAAGGGTCGCTTATCTAAAGAGTGCCAAGAATTATTTAAACGCTGCGGCATGAAATTTAACATTTCGGGTGAGCGTTTAGTGGTTCATTCTGAAAATATGCCGATTGATCTATTGTTAGTTCGTGACGATGACATCCCAAGTCTAATTATGGATGGGGTAGTTGATTTAGGTGTGATAGGTGAAAATGAATTAGAAGAAGTTCGTTTAGAACGTAAAGCATTAGGTGAACCTTCTTCTTTTACAACCTTACGTCGTTTGGATTTCGGTGGCTGTCGTTTATCTATTGCGATTGACAAAGATGAAGTATACAACGGCCCACAAGATTTAGCTGGAAAACGTATCGCAACAACCTACCCACAATTACTTAAAAGTTTTATGGATGAGCAGGGTATTCCGTTTTCAACCTGTATTTTAAATGGTTCTGTAGAAGTTGCTCCACGCGCAGGTCTTGCGGATGCGATTGCCGATTTAGTATCAACAGGTGCGACACTTGAAGCTAATGGTCTTAAAGAAGCTGAAGTAATTTTTCGATCAAAAGCGACATTAATTCAGCGTGAAGGTGAATTTGATGCAGATAAGGCAGCGTTGATCAATAAGCTATTAACCCGTATGCAAGGTTGTATTCAAGCAAAAGAATCAAAATATATTATGCTGCACGCACCAACAGATAAGCTTGATGCTATTAAAGACTTGCTTCCGGGGGCGGAAGATCCAACGGTTTTACCTCTGTCGCGTGATGGAGCAAAGGTCGCAGTTCACTTAGTAAGTACAGAAAATCTATTTTGGGAAACAATGGAACAGTTAAAAGCATTAGGTGCGAGTTCTATTCTAGTATTGCCAATTGAGAAAATGATGGAGTAG